One window of the Anolis sagrei isolate rAnoSag1 chromosome 5, rAnoSag1.mat, whole genome shotgun sequence genome contains the following:
- the LOC132776322 gene encoding toll-like receptor 6 isoform X2, with the protein MAKRKYSSTSSFVSICIFAVSCNIISASTEDGFIANYSRTTRYTVPKNIPSRTTVLDLSHNQIKEIRIFDFRSLPKLQVLMLFDNQIRVLNFSVFQYNEDLQYLDLSHNNLQALFGFPVPSLRHLDVSYNNDIKMTFCSDSSTTWKLEYFGLSTRRMQKPDFCVLAHLQVETLFLGLEDLSEYNSTFLPAFNMKNLRIALPNIRRFPILSNLDLNVTERLELSNIQGDQIKDLGTFLSKLNKNGRLLNLTVTNIELGWRDIVNVFTVVWKSTIRYFHIYNVTVLEFDDAVFSNIDTSLQALTIEQTRLGTVSIDQNIVYKTFSDMNIPALTISDSGILFMHCPSEPSRFTYLCFSNNTLTDILFQNCNNLPLLETLILQRNYLKDLTKVSLMTNTMKSLKYLDVSHNFLQYDSENKCHWADNMVELNLSSNILSELVFRCLPVNVKILDLHENHISRVPKEMLKLNNLEELNLAFNKLTALPGCDHFRSLRLLNIENNSVLSQSSEFFESCQYVQRLKGGNNPFKCSCELREFINLGKQGSVELVGWPDSYMCEKPEYVRGTPLANFHISKLSCNVTLLVAVILIITVVLGVAVCIVCLRFDIPWYLKMIWQWTQVKRRNWKSQQLNTIQFHAFVSYSEHDSDWVKTVLIPNLEKEDGSIRICQHERNFVAGKSIVENIIDCVEKSYKSIFVLSPNFVQSEWCHYELYFAHHKLFSEDVYGLILVLLEPIPTYIIPARYHKLKALMAKRTYLEWPKEKSKHGLFWANLRAAIQIVLPNNEEMEEF; encoded by the coding sequence ATGGCCAAAAGAAAATACTCCAGCACCAGCAGCTTTgtctctatttgtatatttgcaGTATCTTGTAATATCATCTCTGCCTCTACGGAAGATGGATTCATAGCAAACTATTCTAGGACAACCCGATACACAGTTCCAAAGAACATACCATCAAGAACAACAGTATTGGATTTATCCCACAACCAAATTAAAGAAATTCGGATTTTTGATTTCCGTTCCCTTCCCAAATTGCAAgtgttaatgctgtttgacaaccAGATCAGAGTGCTTAACTTCAGTGTCTTCCAATACAATGAAGACCTACAGTATCTAGATTTATCCCACAACAACTTGCAGGCTCTTTTTGGTTTTCCTGTGCCAAGTCTCAGGCATTTAGATGTCTCTTATAATAATGACATAAAGATGACCTTTTGCTCTGACTCAAGCACGACATGGAAGCTGGAGTATTTTGGCCTGAGTACTAGGAGAATGCAGAAACCAGATTTCTGTGTTCTGGCTCATTTGCAAGTAGAAACTCTATTCCTGGGCTTAGAAGATCTCTCGGAATATAACTCTACTTTCCTTCCAGCATTCAATATGAAAAACCTTCGGATTGCGCTCCCCAACATAAGGAGGTTCCCCATTCTGTCGAATCTAGACCTCAATGTTACAGAACGTTTAGAGCTTTCAAATATTCAAGGTGACCAAATCAAGGATTTGGGAACGTTTCTATCGAAACTCAACAAAAACGGAAGACTGCTGAATTTAACAGTGACTAATATAGAACTTGGCTGGAGAGATATCGTGAATGTTTTCACGGTTGTGTGGAAATCTACCATTAGATATTTCCATATCTATAATGTGACCGTTTTAGAATTTGACGATGCAGTTTTCAGTAACATTGATACCTCTCTACAGGCTTTGACCATTGAACAGACCAGACTTGGTACCGTGAGCATTGATCAAAACATTGTTTATAAAACTTTTTCAGACATGAACATTCCAGCTCTGACAATCTCTGATTCTGGTATATTATTCATGCATTGCCCTTCAGAACCCAGTCGCTTCACGTACTTATGTTTTTCAAACAACACACTGACTGACATACTTTTCCAAAATTGCAACAACCTCCCTCTCCTAGAAACACTCATTTTGCAGAGGAATTACCTTAAAGATCTTACAAAAGTGAGCTTAATGACAAATACCATGAAGTCTCTGAAATATTTGGATGTGAGTCACAATTTCTTGCAATATGATAGCGAGAATAAGTGCCACTGGGCTGACAATATGGTTGAACTGAATTTGTCATCTAACATACTGTCTGAATTAGTCTTTAGATGTTTGCCAGTCAACGTTAAAATTTTGGATCTGCACGAGAACCATATTTCAAGGGTTCCCAAAGAGATGCTGAAGCTGAACAATTTAGAAGAGCTGAATTTGGCTTTTAATAAGTTAACTGCGTTGCCTGGATGTGATCATTTCAGAAGTCTCAGATTGCTGAACATAGAAAATAATTCTGTTCTTTCTCAATCTTCTGAATTCTTTGAAAGCTGCCAATACGTCCAAAGATTAAAAGGAGGAAACAATCCGTTCAAGTGCTCCTGTGAATTAAGAGAGTTCATTAATCTTGGGAAACAGGGATCAGTGGAGTTGGTTGGATGGCCTGATTCTTACATGTGTGAAAAACCTGAATATGTAAGGGGAACACCTTTAGCAAATTTTCACATTTCAAAACTTTCTTGTAATGTGACTCTCCTTGTTGCTGTAATTCTGATTATTACAGTGGTCTTAGGAGTAGCTGTTTGCATCGTCTGCCTCCGTTTCGATATCCCATGGTATTTGAAGATGATATGGCAGTGGACCCAAGTTAAACGTAGGAACTGGAAGAGTCAGCAGCTGAACACTATACAGTTCCATGCCTTTGTCTCCTATAGCGAGCATGACTCTGACTGGGTCAAAACTGTCCTGATTCCAAACCTGGAGAAGGAAGATGGCTCCATCCGGATCTGCCAGCATGAAAGGAACTTTGTGGCAGGGAAGAGCATTGTCGAGAACATCATAGACTGCGTTGAGAAAAGTTACAAGTCAATCTTTGTACTGTCTCCCAACTTTGTGCAGAGCGAATGGTGCCATTATGAGCTCTACTTTGCCCATCATAAGTTGTTCAGTGAAGATGTTTATGGCTTAATCCTTGTTTTGTTAGAGCCAATCCCTACCTATATCATTCCTGCCAGGTATCACAAACTGAAGGCCTTGATGGCCAAGAGAACGTACTTGGAGTGGCCAAAGGAGAAGAGCAAGCATGGACTTTTCTGGGCTAACCTTAGGGCAGCCATTCAGATTGTGCTTCCTAATAATGAAGAAATGGAAGAattctag
- the LOC132776322 gene encoding toll-like receptor 6 isoform X1, which yields MDIIFFHFFGSLKDPVTNTEKQAFQRDLKEPSYSMAKRKYSSTSSFVSICIFAVSCNIISASTEDGFIANYSRTTRYTVPKNIPSRTTVLDLSHNQIKEIRIFDFRSLPKLQVLMLFDNQIRVLNFSVFQYNEDLQYLDLSHNNLQALFGFPVPSLRHLDVSYNNDIKMTFCSDSSTTWKLEYFGLSTRRMQKPDFCVLAHLQVETLFLGLEDLSEYNSTFLPAFNMKNLRIALPNIRRFPILSNLDLNVTERLELSNIQGDQIKDLGTFLSKLNKNGRLLNLTVTNIELGWRDIVNVFTVVWKSTIRYFHIYNVTVLEFDDAVFSNIDTSLQALTIEQTRLGTVSIDQNIVYKTFSDMNIPALTISDSGILFMHCPSEPSRFTYLCFSNNTLTDILFQNCNNLPLLETLILQRNYLKDLTKVSLMTNTMKSLKYLDVSHNFLQYDSENKCHWADNMVELNLSSNILSELVFRCLPVNVKILDLHENHISRVPKEMLKLNNLEELNLAFNKLTALPGCDHFRSLRLLNIENNSVLSQSSEFFESCQYVQRLKGGNNPFKCSCELREFINLGKQGSVELVGWPDSYMCEKPEYVRGTPLANFHISKLSCNVTLLVAVILIITVVLGVAVCIVCLRFDIPWYLKMIWQWTQVKRRNWKSQQLNTIQFHAFVSYSEHDSDWVKTVLIPNLEKEDGSIRICQHERNFVAGKSIVENIIDCVEKSYKSIFVLSPNFVQSEWCHYELYFAHHKLFSEDVYGLILVLLEPIPTYIIPARYHKLKALMAKRTYLEWPKEKSKHGLFWANLRAAIQIVLPNNEEMEEF from the exons ATGGACattattttcttccatttctttggaagccttaag GATCCTGTGACCAATACTGAAAAACAAGCTTTCCAAAGGGATTTGAAAGAACCATCGTACTCTATGGCCAAAAGAAAATACTCCAGCACCAGCAGCTTTgtctctatttgtatatttgcaGTATCTTGTAATATCATCTCTGCCTCTACGGAAGATGGATTCATAGCAAACTATTCTAGGACAACCCGATACACAGTTCCAAAGAACATACCATCAAGAACAACAGTATTGGATTTATCCCACAACCAAATTAAAGAAATTCGGATTTTTGATTTCCGTTCCCTTCCCAAATTGCAAgtgttaatgctgtttgacaaccAGATCAGAGTGCTTAACTTCAGTGTCTTCCAATACAATGAAGACCTACAGTATCTAGATTTATCCCACAACAACTTGCAGGCTCTTTTTGGTTTTCCTGTGCCAAGTCTCAGGCATTTAGATGTCTCTTATAATAATGACATAAAGATGACCTTTTGCTCTGACTCAAGCACGACATGGAAGCTGGAGTATTTTGGCCTGAGTACTAGGAGAATGCAGAAACCAGATTTCTGTGTTCTGGCTCATTTGCAAGTAGAAACTCTATTCCTGGGCTTAGAAGATCTCTCGGAATATAACTCTACTTTCCTTCCAGCATTCAATATGAAAAACCTTCGGATTGCGCTCCCCAACATAAGGAGGTTCCCCATTCTGTCGAATCTAGACCTCAATGTTACAGAACGTTTAGAGCTTTCAAATATTCAAGGTGACCAAATCAAGGATTTGGGAACGTTTCTATCGAAACTCAACAAAAACGGAAGACTGCTGAATTTAACAGTGACTAATATAGAACTTGGCTGGAGAGATATCGTGAATGTTTTCACGGTTGTGTGGAAATCTACCATTAGATATTTCCATATCTATAATGTGACCGTTTTAGAATTTGACGATGCAGTTTTCAGTAACATTGATACCTCTCTACAGGCTTTGACCATTGAACAGACCAGACTTGGTACCGTGAGCATTGATCAAAACATTGTTTATAAAACTTTTTCAGACATGAACATTCCAGCTCTGACAATCTCTGATTCTGGTATATTATTCATGCATTGCCCTTCAGAACCCAGTCGCTTCACGTACTTATGTTTTTCAAACAACACACTGACTGACATACTTTTCCAAAATTGCAACAACCTCCCTCTCCTAGAAACACTCATTTTGCAGAGGAATTACCTTAAAGATCTTACAAAAGTGAGCTTAATGACAAATACCATGAAGTCTCTGAAATATTTGGATGTGAGTCACAATTTCTTGCAATATGATAGCGAGAATAAGTGCCACTGGGCTGACAATATGGTTGAACTGAATTTGTCATCTAACATACTGTCTGAATTAGTCTTTAGATGTTTGCCAGTCAACGTTAAAATTTTGGATCTGCACGAGAACCATATTTCAAGGGTTCCCAAAGAGATGCTGAAGCTGAACAATTTAGAAGAGCTGAATTTGGCTTTTAATAAGTTAACTGCGTTGCCTGGATGTGATCATTTCAGAAGTCTCAGATTGCTGAACATAGAAAATAATTCTGTTCTTTCTCAATCTTCTGAATTCTTTGAAAGCTGCCAATACGTCCAAAGATTAAAAGGAGGAAACAATCCGTTCAAGTGCTCCTGTGAATTAAGAGAGTTCATTAATCTTGGGAAACAGGGATCAGTGGAGTTGGTTGGATGGCCTGATTCTTACATGTGTGAAAAACCTGAATATGTAAGGGGAACACCTTTAGCAAATTTTCACATTTCAAAACTTTCTTGTAATGTGACTCTCCTTGTTGCTGTAATTCTGATTATTACAGTGGTCTTAGGAGTAGCTGTTTGCATCGTCTGCCTCCGTTTCGATATCCCATGGTATTTGAAGATGATATGGCAGTGGACCCAAGTTAAACGTAGGAACTGGAAGAGTCAGCAGCTGAACACTATACAGTTCCATGCCTTTGTCTCCTATAGCGAGCATGACTCTGACTGGGTCAAAACTGTCCTGATTCCAAACCTGGAGAAGGAAGATGGCTCCATCCGGATCTGCCAGCATGAAAGGAACTTTGTGGCAGGGAAGAGCATTGTCGAGAACATCATAGACTGCGTTGAGAAAAGTTACAAGTCAATCTTTGTACTGTCTCCCAACTTTGTGCAGAGCGAATGGTGCCATTATGAGCTCTACTTTGCCCATCATAAGTTGTTCAGTGAAGATGTTTATGGCTTAATCCTTGTTTTGTTAGAGCCAATCCCTACCTATATCATTCCTGCCAGGTATCACAAACTGAAGGCCTTGATGGCCAAGAGAACGTACTTGGAGTGGCCAAAGGAGAAGAGCAAGCATGGACTTTTCTGGGCTAACCTTAGGGCAGCCATTCAGATTGTGCTTCCTAATAATGAAGAAATGGAAGAattctag